A stretch of DNA from Carya illinoinensis cultivar Pawnee chromosome 12, C.illinoinensisPawnee_v1, whole genome shotgun sequence:
AGATTTCAATCTTACGTACGAAAGATATTCTAACATTGTTAAACCATCATAccaaatacatattttattattaattcaaaACTAATATGATAAGGTATTTAATGTTACCCGAGTATTAcagagtcaaaataataattttaataagtcaaggataaaattaagattattttaaataaaatgatataattatataaatgagtaatgttatacattATACTAGTcatcatttaattttcatttcactatatataatgtgtcatatttattattattagatgataaaaaattGAGTCATGCTATATACTAcattcatcttatttttatcatattaaataagatataatatatttattacgattagataataaaaaatatgtaataaataattatttaatattaataaacgTGTCatatcatatttaatgaaataaaaataaaatgataatattgtGTATATAATGTATTTCCTGAAAACAGAACGGAAGGGTCGAGGGCTCATGGGAAGTTGGCTTGGCAAGTCCACGCCACAAGACATGATCCCTTCGTAGATAAGCCAACCCTATTCGATCAGGAACCAAACTTAGATTTGATCGGACGGTGAGGAGAAATTATTGAGAAAGAATCAAGATTTTCCAATCTGTGAAGATTTTAAATTCAACACTGCGGTTGGCCAAACCCAACCGCAATCCCACcagacactctctctctctctctagctagACTAGCTTTTATACATATAAAGTcgagaaaataaaattgaaaaaaagaataaagaagtcatATTTACCAATTTTGCCACTCCGGCCACAAACAGAAACGGCCACCTCGCTCCTTTACTCTTGCGCTGTCTCTCTACGTGTGTGcgtgtttgtatatatatgaatagaTAGCTAGACAGACAAACATGCACGTTCCTTAGAGATACAGAGGGTGGAGCGATCGatttgttgagatttgttggttcggtggaagagagagagagagagagagagagagttgagaatGGCGCAGAATAGGTTTATAGTTGAGGTTGAGAAGGCCAAGGAGGCCGAGGATGGGAGGCCGTCGATGGGAACGGTTTACCGCAGTGTTTTTGCTAAGGATGGATTTCCGCCTCCGATTGAAGGAATGCATAGTTGCTGGGATGTGTTCCGGTACTTATTCATTTAGAattctgtttggttgctgagaaaaaaaagttcccggtaaaagaaatggagaagactttttttctttctatgttttgctttttatgatttcaaagagagaaagaaaagctgACTgcatgtgtttgttttgtttggattttagCGAGGACgaatctaaaaataaacaacttgCTCAAAATTTGTTCTTGAGGATATCAAGTGCACAGATGacgaattttattattattgtgacGGTGGAATTAAGGATTTCAGTTACTTTTTGTTGTAACCGAACCGGATCATGCTGCTAGATTTTATTTCTTAGAGATTTTTTAAGAACCATGCTAAAAtgagtttcttttttatttttatcttttgtgCATGTGATATagcttttgaaattattttgtccAAAGTTCTTTATTTTACTGAATAAATATAGTTCTCTGTTTTGCTTCTTCCAGAATCTTGCTTAACTGTGCCTGTTTATTGGCTTAgaactttcttttttgattcCGCTTTAccgtaagatactacaacaacTGTTTTAATGATGAAAAATGGATAGAGCGATGAATTTATCTTTAGAGAAATGATTGTTCCTCGAATCTTTTTGTGTACTTGTTACAGCATGACTGTCGAGAGATGTCCGGATAATCCGATGCTTGGTCGTCGTGAGATTTTAGATGGGAAGGTAAATAAATATCTGTACAGTTTGTGCCTCTGATTTTATGTGGATTGACTTTGATGTTCTATAACTTGTTTTGACTTTGAACTAAATCGTCATATTGTGCTATATGTCTTTGCAGCCTAGTAAATACGTGTGGCAAACTTATAAAGAAGTATATGACTTGGTAATTAAAGTGGGAAATGCTATGCGAAGTTGTGGATTTGGGGAAGTAAGTCTgtattttattatctattatacgAAAGATACTTTTCCACCCAATACTTGCTTGAAATATCATCATTAGCAATTTACGTGTACGACGCTAACCTTTATCTACTGCTGGATTGTAGGGAGCAAAATGTGGCATTTATGGTGTAAATTCTCCAGAATGGATTATAAGCATGGAGGTGcatatatttttcctttgatttttcccTGATGTCAGTAACGAAGAAGGTGTATCTTGTAATAATTACCCAATTAAAATGGAAAAGCTTGGGGTGGAGTTCACTCTCCTATGTTCAATATTGCTCACAGTTTATGGCcctaatcaaaattaaattttcccTTCATGTTTCAGTCCCAGTGATATTGGTTTTTGCTTAAAAGTTTATCTTATGATTTacattttttcttcaatttcattttgttgctAAAGTTTTGGTTGAAGCCCCCTCTAATCTTTGTTCGGTTTTTAATTGTTATGAAACATGGACAAAACTTGAAGTTTTAACATCTGGTGTTTATACAGATTAATGATGCTCTCTGCTGCTTAGTTGTCATGGCCTTTAGTTTCTCCTAGAAACAGTGCGCTTTTTCTCTGGAAAATTTTGATTAACACTGAAAAACTAATGCAGGCCTGCAATGCTCATGGACTCTATTGTGTTCCTTTATATGATACTCTAGGTATGCATATTCACTACAATAGCATGGTTCCTAGATTACTTATAATATGTTGGTATTGATTTTCGTTAACATCCAATTAATTAAACCACAATACAGACCCATCTACTCTCTTGGTACTGAGGTTTTTTATGGCTAGAAAATATAACATAGTCTGTTATATATAAGACGTTCAACTTTCTCTCCAAAATTCAACCATTTATATGCATTGACCTTAAACCTTAAATCTTAAGCACCTTGTGAAATATAATGTTTATTGCTGTTTGATCTGTTCTGGTTCGCTGGTTAGGTGCTGGTGCTGTGGAATTTGTTATATGCCATGCAGAGGTTTCAATTGCTTTTGCTGAAGAGAAAAAAATCCCTGAGGTACAATTATTATGTGTTTCCAACTAAAGTGCAGTCATGGGTGCATTTTAGAAAGATACCGTTATAGTCACTCCACACTTGAGTGTTACTGGAATAGGTCACCTTTCAGTCAATGAGTGCTATGAAAGAGAAAAGTTGTCAGCCTTCTggtaatttttactattttcacGGTACGATTCTTTCTTATTAGCTTGTGCTTTTCCCTTTCAGGTGTTGAAAACCTTGCCAAACACAACAGAGTTCCTCAAAAGTAAGTTAAACTTGTCTTTTGGATTCCTTTTATGCATACACAGATAAGAAATATACACATTTTATTTTGCAGCACTTGTGAGCTTCGGCAAGGTCACCCCTGAACAAAGGGAGGAAGTTGAGAAGTTTGGGTTGACAATATATTCGTGGGATGAATTTTTGCAACTGGTAGGATATTTAATTCTTATCTTTATAGTGTGTAATAAATTTGTTATCGTTTTGAATGTTGATACAAGAAAAGGGCATTTTTTTCTTGTATCATGTTGAATATATTCCTTATATTATCATATACATTAGAAAATATCGTATGGCTGCTGgggaaaatatgaatttttggCATGTACTATGAATAGTTTAGTTATACatctttctatatatttttgaaatgtttcatggtttaattttttttctaacagTCATTCATGAACCGAGATAATTATACATGTTATTTGTTTATAGTTATTGGTTCTGATACAAGATTTTGTTTGCCTCATATTCATAGGGTGATGGAAAACACTTTGATCTTCCACTGAAGAAGAAAAGTGATGTGTGTACTATAATGTATACTAGTGGAACTACTGGTGATCCCAAGGGTGTAATGATATCCAATGATAGCATCATTGCTCTTTTAGCTGGGGTGAAGCGCCTACTTGAGAGTGTTAATGAACAAGTGATTTCCTATTCATTTGAACTTATTATTTATGGAAACATGAACCAGCCTCAATCCACTAAAAatgatctattttttttgttcctGACAAAAGACACTGGCGCTATGgccatttaatttaattgatctttttttttttttgtcctttttataGTTGGAAGTAAAGGACGTATATATGTCATATCTTCCTCTTGCGCATATCTTTGACCGGGTGATTGAGGagctatttattttacatgGTGCCTCAATAGGGTTCTGGCGTGGGGTGAGTATGATTACAAATTTATCTCACCCAATGAATGCTCAATATCATAACTGCTTATTTTATTTCTGCAGGATGCCAAACTTTTGATTGAGGACATTGGGGAGCTAAAACCAACTATTTTCTGTGCCGTCCCACGTGTGTTAGATAGAATATACTCTGGTAAACCTCCTTTTGGGGCTGAAGAATGagttttattatttgttattttcttgtGTTGAAACTAATCAGAAGAATATTGACATTTCAGTAAGGAAAATGCCCTTCTGTCATGTGCATCATTTTAGTGGGGCACTGAGTTGccctttttaacttttttttttttttttcttgccatTTTACTGTGAAATTAATGCATGAGAAATTTTGCATCTCCAACTGTTAATGAATTATTGTCGACCTGCTTATTTTCAGGTTTAAATCAGAAGATTTCCTCGGGGAGCTTCTTGAAAAAGACACTGTTCAATTTTGCATATTCACAGTGAGTTCTACACAAAGTCTTTAATTTTCAGATCAAAATAAGCAAATGTGAGGTCTTTGGGAGTGACTGTTTATTCAGATATACATTAGGCTTCATTGCACCCTTCAGTCCTTCAGTATGGAGGGCGTCTTTTCATCTACCATTGAGATTACTTAAGATCAGGAAAAATATGGTACACCTATGCTCTTGAATAGAAATAACAATTTTCGTAGTAAACCATGCTCAATCACGCTTGGGCTCCCTTTTGAAGTATAATTGTAACATTAAGTCATGGTATAAATTCACAATTGATGTTGAGATTCTTCACCAATACCATCACCTTATAAATTCTACTTATAGAATTCCATTTTTTGACAATCATTACTTTAGCTAGTGTTATCTATTTAATCTTGATGTATGGATCGTTAATTGCTTTGGATCTATAGCTAAATTTGGCATATACCCAGTATGTGTATCCGACTTTAAGACTTTGTTGAGCTTGGCTTTGTATTTAATGTTGTTAATTCCCAGTGTCTTGTAACCTGATTATAACCCTTTTCTATTGTTTTGACTGCTGTAGCAAGTTTCATAACATGAAGAATGGGAGTAAACATGAACAGGCATCTCCAATTTGTGACAAAATTGTCTTTAGTCAGGTTATGGAAATGCACATTCTATGCATTCTCTCGTCTTCCCCAGTGCCTCTCCTCCGGACTTTTTTAACACCGACTGTACCTACATCCTGGTTACTTTCTGAATCTCCTTGGGTTTTTTGTGCATTCTCAGGTGAAGCAAGGGTTGGGGGGTAGGGTTCGCCTTATTCTGTCTGGAGCAGCACCTCTTGCCCCCCACGTAGAAACTTTCCTGCGAGTGGTGACATGTGCTCATGTTATACAAGGATATGGTATGCCAATCTTCAGAAGTTAATGTTTACTAGATGCCTTGTTTTCCTTGTGGGCTTGCATTGAGGCCCATGTTGCTATTTCACGTTGAGCATGGATAATTATATTCTGTATCAATCCTAATGTAGGTCTGACAGAAACTTGTGCGGGGACATTTGTCTCACTGCCCAATGAACTGCCAATGCTTGGTACAGTAGGCCCTCCTGTACCCAACGTGGATGTGTGCCTAGAGTCTGTTCCTGAAATGGGATATGATGCCCTTTCAAATACACCACGAGGAGAAGTATGTGTAAGAGGAAAAACGTTGTTTTCAGGGTACTACAAGCGTGAGGACCTCACCAAGGAGGTCATGGTTGATGGGTGGTTCCATACAGGTTTTCCCatctcattctttctttttagatTTAACTTTTATCGTCACTTATCATTGACTTTTAGATTTAGCCTTGCTGATGATGATCTTGGCCTCAGGTGATATTGGTGAGTGGCAACCAGATGGAAGCTTGAAAATCATTGACCGCAAGAAGAATATATTTAAGCTTTCTCAAGGAGAATATGTTGCTGTCGAAAATTTGGAGAACATATATGGTCTTGTTACTGCTATTGATTCGGTAGGCCTTTGAGCAAACAAACCGGGTCTTGTTTTGCAGGATGCATACCCTTCTGTTTTCCTTTGCTTTGGTTGCTTGTATGTAACATGGATACTTCTACACATGCTGTGACAGCATCATTATTGCTGTGGCCCTTCCACACTTGCACAAATATGGTTCTAATTATGAAGAACTTGGAGTTTTGTAGTTTAGTTCACAAATATGATGCTGAGTTTTACTTATGATGACCGTATTCATGCAACATAGAACCACATCAGACATAGATGTCTACCTACTagatctcttctttttttttacctGCACAGAAGCAAGGTATGATACTTGCAGGCTCCCTATGGTCACCTCTTCTGGTGGAGACAATTCAGAAGAAGTGATAATCATTCTTGTAGCAACTTAGTTGTATGGTTATTCTTTCCTCATGAAGGATATATGATTTCAAAGTCTGCACATTCAATGGTTCAGTTTATTATCCAGCTTTGATCTGCCTGGTGAAATCTATCTTATTACCCTTCCGATTTTAGATATGGGTCTACGGAAACAGCTTGGAGTCCTCCCTTGTGGCTGTTGTGAACCCTGGCAAGGAAGCACTTGAACAATGGGCCAAAGAAAATGGCATCACTGGGGATTTCAATTCTGTCTGTGAAAATCCTGCAGCAAGAGAATACATTCTTGGGGAGCTCACGaagattgctaaagaaaaaaaggttTGCTGCTTACTTTCTTTGACATTCGTCCAAGGAGTAAACTTCTGACATGCAATGACTAAGCTTTTTCTGATCTTAACTTCTGCTCTTCCAGTTGAAAGGTTTTGAGTTTATTAGAGCTGTTCACCTTGATCCTGAACCATTTGACATCGAACGGGACCTTATAACTCCAACCTATAAGAAGAAGAGGCCTCAGTTGCTAAAATATTatcaggtctctctctctctctctctctctctctctctctctctctctccacacacACACGAATACATCTCACTTGAGGAATGATTTTTGAACCagcaaaaaatcccattttcaTGATCTATTTTTGAACCAGCAAAAAAATACATCGAGCAAAAAAAGAATGATCTATCTTTCGTATAGACACAATTAAAAGTATTAGACACAGGCTGTGGTATAGCTCTATCCCAGATGCAGCCACTCCTATGCAGTAAACCCATTAAATCAGGTCTTGATGTGTTGATAAGACGGCTATCTGTATGTCCTATGGCTTTACAAGGGGAAGGTTGAAATTGCTGTCATTGTCACATTGACTGTTCAATTGGAAAATCGGAAGTTCGGCACATGTATGATAGCTATTAATCAATCAGCAAGTCAGCATGATGCCATCTAGAAATCAAATATTAGGAGTgctattcatttttttccacTTTGGTCGTGGCCTTTGGACTTTAGACTTGCCCTTATACCCAGAGTCTTGGCTGTACGCAAAAGATCCTTGGTTATGAAATTACTGACGTGATATTTTCATTGCACAGAATGCCATTGACAACATGTACAAGAGCGCAAACAAGCCCCGAGCATGAAGGGAATAACTTCTGGAGCCAGAATTTATTTTCTCCCACTTAGCAATAGCAATGCATTCTGTCCCGTTCTTTTATTCTTGTGACTGTGCGTAGCTTTTCCATAAACCAGCTGATGACTCTAAATTAAAATGTGTAATCATAGGGAAAAGACAAACATGCTCTGAAAATGAATTTAATGTTCTCAATTAATCTGTCCATTAAAGTTTCTTAGTATTCTTACAGTAGTCGCCTCTTTCTTGAGCCTTACCTGCACCTCGATATATCAAAGTTATAGCCGAAATATGAACGGTTAGATACCATGAAACATGTGAGGAGAATTTTGAGCAAGGTACATGGGCAACAATTCTATGATCATATTGTTCAGCCTGTCTCCTCTTTTCTTGTACTGCTAAGACACAGTGAGGAATCTCAGAAAGTATCTCATTGAATTTaacgaaaaataaataaaatcaccaaTCTTTACGAGAATCTTGGatcaaataataagatattttgatTGAGATTGCAGCAAGCTAATATGTTACTGTTCTAAACTGACTGACGAAAagattttactttctttctgcCGGAGGAAAGGAAACCGTGTTCTGTTAAAGGGCTTTGGGGTTTCCATTTTCGCATGCCGTTTTTGGTTTGAAATTGTATGAACAGAAAATGGTAAATTGCGGCTATGCTTTACTGCAAGACAGTTGGATGTTAGAATCTTAGAAGAGGGACCTGACGGACGGCTTTAATTCCCAAACGACACAAAACTCTGCTACCGTTTAGACGTCAAATGATTGGCTATAAATGACGTTTTTCTGTCTTTTTTATTGAACTAATCACAACTGAGAAATTGGTACTCTGTCCTTTACTGGACGATACGACCAGTGCCGtttacaaattattaaaaaaaaaaaaatgctatttatcatttatccgcatcacatattttttaatccttttaattttttttttgttttattatttttaaaataattaaattcttctacttattattcatataccacatatttagtaagagaaaaaaatatgatatatattatgtaaagatgatgaatagaatttttcattataaaattatCCGCAGAAAATTTTGTGGAATTTAGACGAGCGAAAGAAATggggaaaaaatagagaaattcatGGGAAGCGAACCACAGAAAATTTGGGCTCTGCTGTTGGACGCAAAacagaaataataatttagaaaaCGACAGTGGAGTGAAACTAATACCCCATTGCCGTTCAGCTATTTAGCTGTAGTAAAACTCGTGCTGTTCAAACGACCAAGAACATTCAATTAACAGATGCAAGTCAAATTCGAGGCTTTTAACATGACCCGACACAATCTCTTTGCTTAGATCTTGACAAAGACTACTATATTTGACAATAGACAATATTTGATAGATTTAACGTATCACTTATTATAGTTCAGTAcacaaagtttaaaaaataaataaaagcatcCTAGTTgaaatttgggaaaaaaaaccaTGCTACCAGTACCTTGGCAACTTGCTCTTTTCTTCGTTTTCACCCTTTGAATCAAAATTTAGAAAGCTGACTGATCCAATAGATTGATTTGATCGTCTCTCTAAGTGAAGACCGACATAAAACGCCAAGTTCCAGAATCTGGCGTCGCGTAGCATCCAAACTGCTCTTTAGTATCACTTTCAAATCCACTATCTTCGATCACCTAAATGGAAATAAAacgtttggaatttttttttttttttttttggttaaagcCATTACTCTAGTCCACCTGGGGTAACAGATAAAGAGTCAATATTGAACaaaacaccaaagacaaaaaCAGGTTACGATTACACGGAGAATGATAAACACAACTTTTTacgcaaattttttcaaaactacGTTTTAAATGaatggtatttttgtaaaataatataaaaggatCATCATTTTACCAATATATACACATTTTAAAACACGGTTATAAAAATTGTAGCGTAAAGGATTGTGTGTCTATCTTTAATGGCAATATGGAAAAGCAATTTTAAGAGTCATCCCCGGTTAgttcagttccaactggggcGTATTAATAATACCTCTATCAATGGGAGATGCGCGAATAGAAGAATACTGCAGTTCGAGTAGCTCCTGTCTGCTATACTTCACTCTTTGATCTGTTTCAAAACAATCGAAAATGAAAATTAGGGAGGGTTATTAGATGCTGCAACTGGGAAATTATAAATTAGAAGTCCTACCTACAAAACATGGAGAAATGTGTATATTCCCCAGCTTCTTGTTCACTAGCAAGGTCCTTGAAGTTGATCGCGATGGAGATGGACAGCTAGAGCCAATATTGTCTGATGGAAAGATGTGTACAAGTTCATGCCTGACTTCGATTTGAGGATGGTTTTTACTGAATGGCAAAATGGCATCCTCAGTCAAGAGCCAACAACCCCTCAGATCCAACATTTTTAGAGTCCGTGAGGGAATGAATGAAGCGAGCCCAAAATTTGTCAACACACTATCACGAATGCTGAGATTTGTCAGCTTTGGGAGAGATGACAAGTAGTGCAGGGAGAGATCTGTAAGGGAAGTGCttctgagagagagatttctcaACTCTTGGAAGCTTGATAAAGGTTTTAGAGCATCATCCCGGATATGAGTCTGCTCCAAATTCAGCATTTCCAAATGACTGAGACTTTCTAGGGCTTGCAGTGAGAGAACTGAGCCTGGCTCAGCACCTGCCTGGTGGATGAAACCTAATGGTACAGAGAAATTTTACCCAGTTacagatataaatatatatatcaatgataGATAAGAAGAACACGAGAAAGAACTTTACTAGCATTACAGGAAACAGTTATGAATGTACatgaatacaaaaattataaattcaaacACAACTGAAAGTTATTGAGAACTTAATTGGGACCTCCTATAAGTCTTCCAGCCAACAAAAGGAATCCCTCAAGTCATTGACTGACCCAAAAATAAGTAAGTTTGAAAATTGCAGCAGGTAAGTTTGAAAATTGCAGCAGGTAGATCAGAAGGGTGACCCAAAAATAAGTAAGTTTGAAAATTGCAGCAGGTAGATCAGAAGGGAGCTAGTCTGCTAGCTGAGGGAGCGTCATAGTAGATTAGTAGTAAATAGTAGtagctattattattattataaatactaTTGCCTTAAAAATTGTCTATCTATCAAGGAGTTGGTAAAGCAACAAAGCAAGCTTTAGTAAGTTTTAATAGGGGCAGGAATAAGCAACTGCCATATTATGAGCATTCTGTTCTTTTCCTTCTCAGACCCAGATTCGGAAAGCAGGGGTGCCATAGAGAGGGGGGTTGTTTGCTTGCAGACAAGGCTAATTATTCAGCAATCAGTTGAAGGGACACCAATGAGATCTtcatataatactaagtgtcatgCGATTT
This window harbors:
- the LOC122290087 gene encoding long chain acyl-CoA synthetase 4-like, with translation MAQNRFIVEVEKAKEAEDGRPSMGTVYRSVFAKDGFPPPIEGMHSCWDVFRMTVERCPDNPMLGRREILDGKPSKYVWQTYKEVYDLVIKVGNAMRSCGFGEGAKCGIYGVNSPEWIISMEACNAHGLYCVPLYDTLGAGAVEFVICHAEVSIAFAEEKKIPEVLKTLPNTTEFLKTLVSFGKVTPEQREEVEKFGLTIYSWDEFLQLGDGKHFDLPLKKKSDVCTIMYTSGTTGDPKGVMISNDSIIALLAGVKRLLESVNEQLEVKDVYMSYLPLAHIFDRVIEELFILHGASIGFWRGDAKLLIEDIGELKPTIFCAVPRVLDRIYSGLNQKISSGSFLKKTLFNFAYSHKFHNMKNGSKHEQASPICDKIVFSQVKQGLGGRVRLILSGAAPLAPHVETFLRVVTCAHVIQGYGLTETCAGTFVSLPNELPMLGTVGPPVPNVDVCLESVPEMGYDALSNTPRGEVCVRGKTLFSGYYKREDLTKEVMVDGWFHTGDIGEWQPDGSLKIIDRKKNIFKLSQGEYVAVENLENIYGLVTAIDSIWVYGNSLESSLVAVVNPGKEALEQWAKENGITGDFNSVCENPAAREYILGELTKIAKEKKLKGFEFIRAVHLDPEPFDIERDLITPTYKKKRPQLLKYYQNAIDNMYKSANKPRA